The DNA region GCGCTCGACTTCGGGGAGCAGCTGCGCACGCCGGAGTGGACCTTCACGCCCAAGGACCTGTGGCGCTTCGAGTGACCCGGCGCGCCCGCGCATCACATGCCGAAGTACTCGCGCAGCCCCTCGCAGTAGGACACGTGGCTCTCGTAGTCCGACGCATCGAAGGGGCGGAGCACCCACTCACGCAGCTGCGACAGCCACTTCGGGTCCACCGTGGGATCGAGCGCGAGCCCGTCCAGGAAGGCCCCCATCTCCTCGCGCGTGCGGTGCATCGAGAGCATCTCCACCTCGATGCTGCATGCCGCGTCGAAGCTCGACGTCTTCGCCTCGTAGATGAGCGTGGCGTCGCGCGCCTCACCCTTCAGGTGCAGCAGGAAGCACAGCGCGCGCGGGGCATCACCGCACCTGTGCTCCCGACGCATCGCCTGCGTCTCGTGCCGGACCAGCAGCCGCGTCAGCGCGAGGTCCTCGGGCCTCCAGTTCCGCCACAGCGCCAGCGCCACCTCGAAGAGGGCGCGGTCCCGCGCGTCGCCTCCGGAGGGCAGCCCCGCGAGGGAGGCCGCGACGAGCCGCTCGCGCTCCTCCGGCGCTCGCACGTCTCGGGCGCGCTGCACCAGGGACATCGGATCGGAGTGCTCGCTCGCCGGGGACATGGGCTGCTCCTTATCGCAGTCTCGGGAACGCAGCTCCGCCCGGCACCCTCACGCAGGCCCTCTCGTCACAGGTCCACGCGAGCGTTGGCGGGGTAGGGCGCAGGGCCGGGGAAGAAGTCCGGCTGCGCCTCCACGCGCGCAATCCACGCGCGCACCGCGGGGAAGGGCCCGAGCGACACGCCGGCCTCCGGCGCCAGGTGGCTGTACGCGTACAGCGCGATGTCCGCGACGCTGTAGTGCTCCTCCACGAAGAAGCTGTAGCGCTGCAGGTGGCGCTCCATCGTCTCGAGCGCGCCCTTCCCCGCCTCCTTCAGGTATGCGAGCGCCGCCTCGCGCCCCTTGTCCCGCCCGGAGAGGATCCAGAAGCGCGCGCTGCCCAGCTTCGGCTCCACGGCGTTCTGCTCGAAGAACATCCACCCCAGCGTGCGCGCGCGAATCGCCGGGTCGTCACTGAGCAGCACCGTGCCCTGCGCGAGGTAGAAGAGGATGGCGTTGGACTCGGGCAGCCACTGCCCGCCCTCCAGCTGCAGCACCGGAATCTGTCCGGAGGGATTGCCCTCGAGGAACGCGGGCGTGCGGCTCTCGCCGCGGAAGATGTCCACCTCCACGAGCTCGTAGGGGCGGCGCAGCTGCGCGAGCAGCAGGCGGACCTTGTAACCGTTGGCAGAGGCAGCGCAGTCGTGCAGGCGCAGCATGGGCAGGGCTCCTTCGAGAGAGGGATGCGAGCTCCTGTCTAACGCCGCCCGCCCCCGCGCCGCGCTCCGCTTCTTGCGCCCCTATCGCGAAGGCGACGGGCGCGCCTGGGCCCCGGACGCCTCGCGCCACAGCGCCGCGCGGGTGAGGGGCGTGTCCGCCTGCGCCCAGGCCTCGCGGAACTGGGCGCGCACGGCCTCGGCCTCGGGGGCGTGGCCCTCGCCCTGCAGCGCCTGCGCGAGCCCGAACAGCGCCCAGCCGTTCTTCGGGTTTCGCCGCAGGTCCTCGCGGAACACGGCCTCGGCCTCGGGGAAGCGCTTCGCGTCGATCAAGGCCGCGCCCTGGAAGTGGCGCACCGGGTAGAACCAGTCCGCGGGCTCCGAGTACGCGAGCCCGTCCGCCGCCTTCACCGCGGCCGCCCAGCGCTCCAGCGCGTCCGGGGCGCGCGCGCGCTCGGCGATGCCCGCCTCGAGCACCTGCGAGGCCACGCCCAGCACGTCGCGCGCGGTGTTGTTGCCGGCGGGCATGTCCGCGGGCACGGTGCGCGCGAGCTTCGCGAGCTCCGCAGCCGCCTGGCGCGCCTCGGGCAGGCGCCCCTTCGCCGCGAGCGCGAGCCCGTGCGCGTGCAGCCACAGCCCCGTCATCACCGGGTACTTGGGGTCCGGGCGCGGCTCGCGCAAGAGCGCGTCGTAGCGGCCGAAGCGCACCATCGCGAGCAGGGGCTCGGAGATGAAGAAGTCCATGCCCGGCATCATCTTCAGCATCTCGGGCGGCGCGGCCCTGGCGCTCTCGCGCGCCGCGTGCACGGCCTCCTCGGCGCGCCCCTGCATGCTCGCGCTGAAGGCGAGGAAGCCCCAGTTGTGCGCGAGGTACATGGGGTAGTAGCCGGGCGGCTTCGTGCGCGCGAGGTACGCGTCGTCGGCCTTCACCGCGCGGCGGTTCGCCTCGCTCGCGTCCGCGTAGCGCCCCACGCGCTGGAAGATGTGGGCGGGCATGTGCACCACGTGGCCTGCGCCGGGCATGAGGCCCGCGAGCCGCTCGGCGGACGGCAGCGCGCGGTCCGGGGTGGGCGAGGCCTCCACCACGTGGATGTAGTAGTGGTTCGCGCCCGGGTGGTCCGGGTCGCGCGCGAGCACGCGCTCGAGCCGCGCGACGATGGCCTCGGTGCCGGGTGCGGGCGTGCCGTCCAGGCCCCACAGCTTCCACGGGCGCAGGTTCATCTGCGCCTCCGCGGTGAGCACCTGCACGTCCAGGTCGTCCGGGAACTGCTGGGCCACGGCCTCCATGGCGCGCGCGTAGGCCTCGCTGTAGGGCTGCATCGCGGGCGGGTCCTTCGGCTCGGGGCCGGGGTAGCGCTTCGCGATGGCGCCGATGAGCGCGCGCTGCACGGGGCTCGCGCTGGGCGCGAGCGCCTGCGCGCGCTGCACGCCCTCCCACGCCGCCTGCGCGCGGTCCGGCAGCATGGGCACGTTGTAGTTGGGCCCCAGCGCGAGCGCGGCGCCCCAGAAGCAGAGCGCGCACCGGGGGTCCAGCTGCGCGGCGCGGGCGAAGGAGCGCGCGGCCTCGTCGTGGTTGAAGCCGTACACGAGCCTCAGGCCCTGGTCGAAGAAGGCCTGCGCCTGGGCGTTCTGTGTGGCCGGGTAGTGCAGCGAGCCGAGGTCCGGCAGCAACAGGGCGCCCTGGGCGAGCGCCTCCAGCGAGCCGGGTGCGGCGCCGTGCGCCGCGGCGTGCGGCGGGGTGGCGTGCGAGGGCGGCGGCGGCGTGCCCGCGCACAGCAGCAGACCGAGGGCGGCGAGGGCGAGCAGGGCAGGGCGCATGGCGGACCTCCGGAGGCGTTCGACTTCGACGGAGGGGGCCGGCGCGGGGCCGCACGTCGGGCGCGCGCGCAGGTGGACGCACGGACCGCCCGCAACACTGCGCACCCCGTGGCGCGCGCGCAGCAGCCGCGCGGTGCGGGCGCTGCGTGCGCTGGTGCACGTCCGGCCGCAGGGTGCAGCGCTCGACCCCCCGGGCGACTCGGACGAAGGTGCAGCGGGCCGGCGCACCCGCCCCCTCGCGCAACGCACGGAGCGCCGCCCCCCTTCCGCCCGCCCCGCACCGGCTGTCCGTGGGCAACCCCCGCTCCGGCTGCGGCGAGCGCCGCCGCCCGCCTCCGTGCGAGTCTGGGCTCCCCAGCGAGGCACTCCGGGAGGGAAGGCTGACCGCTCCAGCGACAGGACGCGCCCCCGGGCTGCGGCAGCGGCTGGTGCTCTTCGTCGGCTACGGGCTCTTCCTTCCGGGCTCGGCGCACTGGCGGGCAGACCTGCCGGGCGTGGGCCTGATCCTCTCGGCAGGCCAGTGCCTCGGCGTGTACCTGGTGGACCGCGGCCACCGGACGGCCCGCGTCGCGCTCGTGGCCGTGCTCACCCTCTGGGCGCTGGACCTGCTGGGCGGCGTGCACGCGGTGTGGCGCCACAACCAGGGCGAGGACGTGCGGCGCTTCAACCGGCCCGGCCGCGGCGCGCTCATCCTGGGCCTCTCCGTGCTGCTGGGCCTCGCCCTGCACCCGCTCGTGCCCCCC from Aggregicoccus sp. 17bor-14 includes:
- a CDS encoding glutathione S-transferase family protein, which translates into the protein MLRLHDCAASANGYKVRLLLAQLRRPYELVEVDIFRGESRTPAFLEGNPSGQIPVLQLEGGQWLPESNAILFYLAQGTVLLSDDPAIRARTLGWMFFEQNAVEPKLGSARFWILSGRDKGREAALAYLKEAGKGALETMERHLQRYSFFVEEHYSVADIALYAYSHLAPEAGVSLGPFPAVRAWIARVEAQPDFFPGPAPYPANARVDL